The genomic stretch TTACACTACTGCTTATCTTTGAATTACGAATTGTTCTTGAACTTAAACAACATAACTAATATTGCTTGCAATAATAGTTGTTTTGTGACAAGTAATATCTTATTTTCGTCCTTCTAGGGAGCATGGACGCCTTCCGAAAGGTTCGACGACATGctatattaacatatatatttcaatatttctctatattttttgttaaattatttttaaaacttgtaaataatattgtctaaaataaatacaatcaaTTTATATGTACAAGTTTAATTACGCACCGTCCTCAAgtatagtaaaattaaaattatgaactATCCTGAAGTATTGattcttgtaaataaataatctcaaattataatatgttaactttttatatattagtttaatttgttgtaATCAGTTGCCTTATCTCTCTGTGTACTGAAAATGGAGGACAAGAACACGATGATATATAGTTTATTTGAGTCTCATGCGTATGCCCTCCACTGACATTTATTTACGGTCATTAATACATTATTTGTATATAGATACAACTTACAAGAGAATtgaacataaatttttaaattaatagattttaatttaatatttacggatatattttaatttaatttaaaattaatagattGCACTAACACAGGTACGTACCTCACTGGTTCTTTCAATTCCATGCACACGATTTAGTCTAATTACACATGTCATTGATGGAAATAGTCGAGTTCTAGAAAAACCCAGAAACGGCAAACAAGTCCTCTAagtaatatgtattttatttattaggcGAAAAGCCTGAAAGAGGCACATGGATGGGAGAGAGAAATAATGGAGATCACCATGAATATACATATAACTATTTCATGGGGTTCTTCACATGCCTTCCTACTTGTTTTTCTTATCCGCATTTAGCTGCTGGTTTACAGGTTCCGGATGCCGGCGCCTGTAATGAACCAATAAAATACCTCAATTAGACAACGCACGCGATTAGCAATTTCATGATGAATATGTTGAGACCATTTTGTATAATATGTTTATGACAACCTTGTAATGCATTAAGGTTACCAGTTGATAATTATGAACCCGTTCGGTATGACGATCAAGTGCAGTGAAGATGCAAAATGCATtgatttggagtttttttttttttttttttataacacaaCCATATCTTCAACCTTATTATCAAACACCTACATGATGTAAGGAAAGTTTTGCATACCTTCTTTTTAGGCTCCCGGGGCTTCTGCTCGGCCTTTTTAGGGGCTGGTTTGGATGCCGGAATTTTGGGTGCACTGCTGCTGGATTTAGCTGCAGGCTCTTTCTTGACAGGCTCGACTGGCTTAGTGCCAACAGGTTTCATTGCTTTGAGTGATGCCATTCTTCTTCGGTACCCTGTGAAAGAGGTTGCACAAACACTTGCTGGCCTGTGTATTAGGGTCCTTCAGATAGTCCTATTTATAGCCAGGTTGCTTAATTATAACATGGAATCCGAAGAAGTAATCACATCAGATGAATGGATAGATAGGTGTGGCTGTTTGAAGGAATAGAATAACTTGAACTAGAGGCCTTTTGAGAGATGCTGCATCGGATGCTTGGGCATATTTTAACGACATTATTGGATGCTTATTCTATTATAGAGGCAGTTATTTTTCAGGGAATAAGCTTGAATGCAAGTGCATTCAATGAGCTACAGATAAATCCGATGCTTAATTATCTTGATTAATAGTCAGATCATGTCACCCTTGTAGTTACAATTAGCCTAATTGCGATTAATTTGAAAGGATTTTCTATAATGACAGGGACAACATGTATTCAATGCATACTTGGTAGTTATGATAAAACAAGAGCTTTTATCTACAAAATAGCATTCTGCAGAATTTGCAGATATCTGTTTCTGTTTCGGCCACTGATCCACGCAATCTCATGGAACTGATACCAAATACTTGACTGTAGTTCACATTGAAGAGATGTAGGATTTCAAAATAAGAGTAAATTTACATCACAAAACTCTCTGCAGAACAGACCTCTGCTTGCCCGGTAGAGATAAGAGGGACGGCGGTAGATGAAGTGGAGGACGAAAGGATGAAGTCGGGAATTTATAAACTATTATAAAGCTAGTGAAATCATTCAAGTATAAGCTTTCCCTTTCCCTCCCGGAAGATTTGTTTTGCAGTTCTATTAGTGTAATTATTGTAGCaataccaaaatgaaaaaactaactTGATTACCTGACCTTCCATGATAAATTGGCCTTGTAACAGAGAATTTCAAAGTCTATTATAACATCTTGGTTTCCCTTTAAGATTCTGTGTTCTAGGTACAGGAAACTGAAAACAAATTCCTAACTCATTCTTTTAAATAAGGCAGAACTTCTTTGGATAATCTCTTCGGcatataattgattttcttcctctcttgttATTCCAGAGAAAAGTCTTCATCACCATATTTAGACCGGAACTACTGGACACAAATACAGAAGggaaattttataaatcataattAGTCTCCTGTCTGGTCACAGGTTGATGTACTTGGTTAACACATGGTGTTGTTCGTGTGCAGCGTCGTAGTGATTATCTTTCCGAATCAGGATAATCTGGAATGATGTGAATGGAAAAAACAAGGATTTATTAtcctttatcataaaaaaaagaaaaagaaatgagagtTGTTACCTAGTAGTTTAGTCGCTGGAAACCTTAACTGGTTTCAGAATCAAGGAAATGAACTAATTGCGTAAATAAAAGGTATTAGCACTTTTAATATGTCTTATCTGAGGTAAGCTATATTACTTatttgtttggtaaaaaaaaaaaaaaattgtgctttcttttttctttccttcttttttttttcatcccttaTTCTTGATCTCAAGGGggtatttataggattttggGATGTCTTGAATCCATTTCGGACCTTTTATTCTTGAGAGGAGTGTTGTGAACCCTTGATAATAACTCATTGAAAAACCTTTGTCTATGAACACTCGAAAACCCTTGATAAAAATCCATTTCtagtctaaaaaaaatcattagaaaaacaTCTTGAATCTAgatgtttgttttatattttaaaaaaaaaaattgatccactACACAACATAACATGGACCATTGATCTAGTATATCAAGTGTTTGGCTTTTCATTACAGTAATAAATAGGAAAAGCCAAGcactttttcactttgatctttaaaactttttagaactttttttattattattttttaatttaatccttcaatattatgtttattgggtataaaaatttataatttatttcaattttactttttatattatcttgatcttatgaCCCAGGTCGTGAATTTTATAGATTAGCTGTGTtaactcaagttgtttttttatttatcttttttaattttatcatttaatattggattgattgggaattagaatttataattttttttatttgatttctttagAGTTATCTCGAGCTCATGACCTGGACTGCTAGTTTCGCGGGTAAGCCGTGTTGACTCatgtaatgttttttgtttatttttttattaattgttttaaatttcatccttcaCCATTGAGTTTATTAGGAATCtgacttcataaattttttttctattagctttctatagagttattctAGTCTTTTGACCCGGGTTTTTCAAGTTAACCCAATTTGActtagatcatttttttttgttctttttttattattttttttctaatttagtccTTTAAAAttgggttaattgagaattaagatttatatatatatttttactttttatagtgTTATCACGGTCTTATAACTCGAATCTTGAATTAAGTCGAtgaactcaagttttttttttgtttttttagtttatttttttaattttattctttaatattaggttggttaagaattaggtttcataattattttggtttgcattctataaaattatcttagtCTCTTGACTCGAGTCACGAGTTTGGTCTGTTGActcaagtgatttttttatatttttttttaaatttcacccttaaacattgagttgatttgagtttcatgatttgttttgacttGCTTTTAAAGGGGATATCTTGGTCTTGTAACCTATATTTGAGTttcataacttgttttttagttgatttttgttttcaattttatcattcaataatagattgattgagaatttgatctaatattttattttatttttttctttctatatgatTATTAGGGTATCATGACTTGGTTaatggatttaataaattaattgaagttgatataataattgtttttaagtcaaattatatttttatatgttattcaagttatttttaaagtcaacTAGGTaatataagttaaatttttatatagtttaattaaaaaaaaatacattaataatacttaaatatttttttatattaaaaaaattaatctgactCCTGATGTAACAATAATTTAGTTTAatgctaaaattaaataagaaagtAATTGGTGAACACatgtaaaattcaatttaaaacgaACCTCGATGTTTGCACTTTGCAGCGTCCCGGTtgctgaaataaataaatatcaagcgTACGGgaaaaaagcaaaattttttttttttaattattatttttcctttttctctttattcAGAAGCCTTTGTCTCGAAGGTGAACTTCCTTCTTCTATTCCTTGTAATTTCTAGTTCTAACCTAAAAACGTCTCCTTGCTAAAAAGAGAGTTGCTCACGTGACAATCTTACAAAAAACACTATAGCACgcagtatttttcttttttattatttctatataataaaatttatgattttttttttcttttaatttcttagcaGCGGTTGTCTTTCACTTTCTTGAAACCAAGGGTTGCACAGCAAAACAAAGCCAGCCCAGATATGGCCCAGAACCTGTCTTTTTAAGCCCAATGACATGTCTCTCCCTCCTTCTAATAGTTCTTCTCCTCACAGATCTCTCCCTCCTTCTTCAAGAAGTAAGATCTGACCCAGCTACGCTAGTCTAGCAGAGTGTATTGATGAACAAGAAGACAATTGCAAGTGAGCATACAAAGTTTGAGTCATTTCCATAATTTACAAGTCGGTCGAAAGAGAATTAAGTGAATTGCATTTCAAGAAACGAAATCCACTTAATTGTATTATTATCCGCATTAACATTTCATAAGAACTTCATCTCTTAGACGGATACCATACTCCCAACTAGGCCATCAAATGATAGCCCTACAAAGTGAAAAAGAAGATAACAGGGAAAAGAAGAGAACATAGGAAAAACCATAATATAATTCGCCGAGTAGTAAAATCATAGAGCTGCAAAGATTTTTGTCAGCCCGTGTTCCTCATACCAGCAGCAATACCATTTATAGTAATAAGCAGTGCATCTCTGAGTTTATGATTGTCATCATCGCTTCTCAACCTCTTTAGAATCTCAACCTGCAACATGTTCATTGGATTGAGATAAGGGAGCCTGCTCTCAATGAGCCTCCTCAAGCTCCGGTTGTTTTCTGACAGCCTCTCATGCCCACTAACCACCAATAcaaacttctccgttgttaAGAGTTCTCTTCTTAGTGCAGCACCGAGTTCTCTCCTGCTCTCATTAGATACAAGGACTTCATCGTAGTGCTTCGCTATAGGAACGTCTGCCTTCCCCAAAACCATCTCTATAAGATCTATGGTAGATTGGAAGAAAGGCCATTCTTTGTACATTGCTTTCAAATCTTGGGTGTGTCCCTTCTCACAAACACCCTTCAAACCTGCCCCAACTCCAAGCCATGCTGGAAGAACAAATCTTGTTTGGGTCCAGGCAAATACCCATGGAATGGCACGAAGATGTCCAATTCCTGTTGAGCTCTTTCTTCTTGTGGGTCGGCTTCCTATGTTAAGGAAACCAAGCTCCGCTTGTGGAGTAGCCTCATGAAAGTAGGCAAGAAACTCTGGGTTTTCATATACTGTGCTCCGGTAACTTTGGCAGCTGATTTTCGAAATCTCGTCCATGAGATTACGCCATTTTTCTTCTCGAGGTCGTTCTGGGGGTTTTAACGTTGCAAGTAGAACTGCAGTTGTGTATATCTCCAACTGTCTGACAGCCGTGTGTGGCAGCCCAAATTTGGCTTGCACCATTTCTCCTTGCTCAGTAGACCTAAGAGTACCCTGCCGATTGAAAGGACATCTGACGTTAAACATCAGAAGCCTAAATACTTGAAACAGTCTACAAATTCAGATATGTGAATTGATTATACGTGTTCTGGTCTTAAAAGATGGGGCATAGCAATATCAGCATTTACAAATTTcaacagaaaaaagaagatagaaGGGGGAAATAGAATATGTTATCTCATTACTGGCATCCATGATGCACTGATAGGTAACTTACCATTACTGAACCTGGTGGTTGGGATTGAATGGCAAGATATGTTGGTCCACCACCACGGCCAATACTCCCTCCTCGTCCATGGAATAGAGTTACTTTAATCTTATTATCTTTGCATGCTGCAACAACATCCTCTTGGGCTTTGTAAAGTTCCCATGCAGCAGTGAAGCGTCCAGCATCTTTACCAGAATCAGAATATCCAACCATCACCTGTTCATGGGAAGTATACGAGCGATTAGAGTTTCATTAAGGATCTACTAGAATCAATTTGAAAATGGCTTTTAAAATGAATACCTCCTGATGCCCGCTATGGTTCTTTATAATGTGCTCTGAGTACCaatcaattgataataatttccTGATAACCAAACCAGCCCCTCTAAGATCTTTCACAGTTTCAAACAAAGGAACCACCCGCAGCCTAATCAAGACAAGTGTAGATCTTGTGAGAATGTTTATTGTCAATACTGTGtaaactttttatttcattaccCGAAGTACCATGCCAAAAGGGTCACAGAACTCTCCATTTCCTAGTTCCTATAAACTCAGTGGATTATGAAATGAGAATTGAGTGATCTACCCTCAGGTCAAACATAGAACTTAACCAAATAGTCAAACCTCAGGTCCAGGAAAATATTAGTAGGCTCGCAGAATCAGCAACAAAAAGATCAAAGCACAAAGGAAGCTGTTTGGGAAAAACTGGTGTATGTGACTgagaaattatctcaaatacTCTAAAAAGAACATACTTGGAAAAAATTCGTTGTACCAGCAATCGACAAACACTTGTGTCACTAAATCACAATTGCAAATGACACCGTTATATAATAACAGGACATCACTTTATTCTAAGAATTAAAACTGTAAATAAACATGTTGCACAATTTCAATTGTCTAGGTAAATAAAAGAATGCATTCTTTTTAGCAAGCATGCTAGCATTTACACTTTAccatatcaaataaattaaatgaaacaatataatataaaaaaattgttaatctTGTTTCCATGCTGTAACCATGCATTCCTATGAACAAATGATAGAATAAACAAGGAAATGCATTTTACAGAGCAATATATGAACATATAAGAGGCATATACTCACGTTCCTCCAGGACATGGTTTCCCTAGCTCACCACTAACAGCAAGACGGGCATCTTTTTGTAAAAGCTCCACAGCAAGGACATCGCTGGCCTGTCAAGAGAAAAAATGCAAGACaatgttaatgttaatgtttATTTCGCATATTCTGCTATTAAACCCAAATATGTCAGTAATATTatcttagaatatatataaaaaaataaatgactgGGTAGCAGCAGTTTCTCATACATTGGATGCCATCGATATCACATATGCTCCAAGCGAATCACTACCTAGCTCAGCAGCAACGCGGAATGTATCCAAAACTTCTTTGACATCAGGAGTGACCtgccaaaaaacaaattaaaaggagGCATACAAGTACAAAAACCAAAAGATAGACAAAGGGAGCGTGCATAAAATGCATCCATTGCAAGGCtttctgaaaagaaaatatcatattCTCAACTCAACAAAAGGCCATGGATTCTATGGTAATTTCAATCACTTAACAAATGCTTTATACAATCCAATCACACTGACAGACTAATGCAAAAATAATTCCAAAAGAGTTAGTTCAAAATTATCAAGGATCAAAAAGATACTTTCACTTAATATTTGTACAGAAAATGACAAGGCTGAAATAAAAGAATGCATCATTTTCACAAAGAAATAAGTTGCATTGCATTTTTCCTATACACCTTTTAAGATCATGATATTTCaccaaaagaatttaatatcaaCGCAATAATCAATTTGGAAATTAATGCTTGTTCACAAGAGCAAATTTAGGAATTTCCTCCACAACTTTTTTAGGGCTTAACCCTGTCAAATGCATTTGTCTAGTGAATGTACATGTTTGTACAGGGTAGATCTATTTTTACATTAACATCTTTTATCACTTGTATGCTCCATTAAATTATACCTGCAGAATTTATGGGCAAAGGCTATGCTAGTCTTAAGCAGGGACGCATTTGTAAGTCTCTTCACAAATTTGTTTCTAAGAGATTCACAATAGCTtcgaatttatattatttttaacttttgacaTCAGAATTAACAGATTTCACGTTGATTGTGCTGTAAGACATTACacattaaatagataaaaaaaaaaaaaaaaagatgatttccCCTACCTGAAATAAGACATGAACAACAAATGCAAGCATGTTATGTTTAGCTCCTGTTTGGAAGTGCAGCCCAGATAGAGGTTTGCTaaaattcaaattgtttttttgtttctttttttgtgtttttggattgttttgatgtgttgatatcaaaattgaattttaaaaaataaaaacattattttgatgtatttctcagcaaaaaaacactttaaaaagcaaccataatcatactctcaaacacccccCTTAGTTACCtgtaaagaaatcaaaatgctGAATGTTGTTACTCAAAAagatttgaagaagaaagtAATGCAAACAGTAGTCAACGAATGTCATACAATTCCAAACTTTCATCCTGCTCAGCCACATTATTGATCCCAAAAAAGATTGCACAATTTGCAAAATTACCGCCTTGGGCAACCCGCACTCACCtccaaaaaatagaaataaaaatatctccATGCTACTTTTATACCTCAAAACTAATGTAGTATAAAGCGATTGAACTATACATAAttccaaaaattaaaaccaatgaAAAACATTGTTTATTCAATTCTTgtcatcatttctttttccaatagAAAAGTTTAAATAGATAAGCTTTCCTCATCacaatattattagaaaagtttCAAAAAGACCATTATTCAATTACGGTCCCATCAAAATAGGATCCTAGAGAACAAATGACACCCTTCTGAGTTTGCATAAAGTGGCTACTCACAGGCCTCAAGCTGACGGCCTATTGGTTAAGCCCAATAGACCTGCCATTGCACATTTGCAGTGGATTATGCGCATTAAAATTATTGCTCAGGTTTTAACGCTATCATGATATTTAAACACGTTACCTGGATGGTGGAAGGAACTAGTGGCCTCTTGCTTTTGAGCTCTCTTGTTAGGAATTccagtttcttttcttcatcccACTCACTATACGTTCCCATATCCAAATATTTGGTGATTGCATCCAGTGCTTCAGAATGTCTACCAGATTCCTGTTGCATACCAAAAGTCCAGTTAAATCATATTACATGAGCACATTGTTACCTTACAACCTATAACCTGAATCAAATCCCACCTGACGCAAGTCAAGCTTCATTAATACCATTCCAAAAGTCGCAACTCTTCTTATCAGGTCAGCCAGCCTGCCATCTGCTAGCACCCCAGCTCCACAAGATTGCTGCAAAAATCAGTAAATGAAGAATAAAGGAAAGTAAAGCCGGTgatattttcattcttttcagTTATAACTCAAAAAGAGAGGAACTAGAATGGTATAATAATGCAGAAGTTATTACCAGAGACTCGTAGCATAGAAGCAGCGGTTCTAACAATTGGTCTGTTGTCTCATAGTAATCCCAAGGCTCATATTCACAGGGAAGATCCTCGAGAAGAAGTTCCAGCCGTCTTCTAGCCTTCGTAAGCTGAGATTACCACACATAGTATAACGATGTTTATAATGATATAGCATATGactgaaatttttgaaaaactgaaGCCTTACTCGGTTAAAAATTGGTAAAAAACCTTAGTAGATTAAAGAGAATCACAGCCAAAGtcattggaaaataaaaataaacccatGAATATGTTGATTAGTAACCATTATGACACTTCCTTTATCCATAAGCTCTTTCTTAAATGAATGGTATCTTGATTAGCAGCTATTTCATACTGACACCACTATATTAATTCACCCAACGCTAGAAGTCGCATCAGATATCAAAAACACAATTAGGATGCCAAATTGTCAATCTACTCATCAATCCCTATATTTAAGAATTTGAGAAATAGCTACTCATCAATCCCTATCTcatattttaacaatttgaGAAACTCCGTCTGAGAAGGAAGCTCAATGAAGCATGAGTTATTCAGTAAAGTTTATGCTATTGATTTCACAAGGTTAATTCAGAGTAATCATAAAAAAGTATCtgcttaacaaaaaaattgtttggctAAGAATATCTTCATCGATCTACTTCTTTATGAATTAACAAATGCAAATATCTTGAAAACTCAGGGCCCAATCAAATTCTATTGACTTAAAATCAATACAACTACACCTGTATTTTATATCCCCTCCTCCATACCCTCTTATGttgattattcaaaaaaattgacTCCAAGCTATTGACTGCTTAGAGAACATGTGGGGTGTTGCCTAAAATTAACTCCATTAAGCTCAAATCAcagtttgtttgtatttttccctttttttcttcatctgaaATTTAAGGGGAAGGAAATAATCATATTAACTTTGAACTCCTGAACTGAAATTGCAGTAATCGGACTGCACCTTTTTAAAGTCTGCCATTCACTTCAATCAACAAGACACTGGATTTTCGATATTTGTTATAACATTTACTGATATTATGTGTTTTACAGTTTTACATGTACTACACTTCAAGTATTTGACAAATTTGAAGCTGCAGAAAGTAATAATACCTTATCTTTCACATGACCAAGAACAATTCTATAAGGAGCGATTCCAGGACGTTGAGGTAGACTTGGCTCTAGAAGCTTCTGGAAGCTGGATCTTACTATCTTAGATTCCGCGAGAAGTTTTCTCTGAGCAAGGAGTTGACTGGAGGTGAAAGATCCTCGTGGGCTTGGAGCTGATTGATGGCTGTCAGAATTAGCAATACTTCCATTTGCAATTGATT from Populus alba chromosome 8, ASM523922v2, whole genome shotgun sequence encodes the following:
- the LOC118039984 gene encoding phosphoenolpyruvate carboxylase 4 is translated as MTDTTDDLAEEISFQGFDDYCKLLKNLLNDVLQREVGTDFVEKLERNRTLAQSACNLRLAGIEDTAELLEKQLASEISKMTLEEALTLARAFSHYLNLMGIAETHHRVRKTRDLAHLSKSCDEVFNQLLQGGTSADELYDSVCKQEVEIVLTAHPTQINRRTLQYKHVRIAHLLDYNDRPDLTQEDREMLIEDLVREITSIWQTDELRRHKPTPADEARSGLHIVEQSLWKAVPHYLRRVSTALKKHTGKPLPLTCTPIKFGSWMGGDRDGNPNVTAKVTRDVSLLSRWMAIDLYIREVDSLRFELSMSRCSDKLSREAHDILEQETSPEDRHEGWNQLMSRNQTKHHGQQTPSLPTQLPATADLPSCTECGNNGGSQYPKLQLPGTDYLPLNCQDVQDSSNSESSFQDSSHGSCKSIANGSIANSDSHQSAPSPRGSFTSSQLLAQRKLLAESKIVRSSFQKLLEPSLPQRPGIAPYRIVLGHVKDKLTKARRRLELLLEDLPCEYEPWDYYETTDQLLEPLLLCYESLQSCGAGVLADGRLADLIRRVATFGMVLMKLDLRQESGRHSEALDAITKYLDMGTYSEWDEEKKLEFLTRELKSKRPLVPSTIQVTPDVKEVLDTFRVAAELGSDSLGAYVISMASNASDVLAVELLQKDARLAVSGELGKPCPGGTLRVVPLFETVKDLRGAGLVIRKLLSIDWYSEHIIKNHSGHQEVMVGYSDSGKDAGRFTAAWELYKAQEDVVAACKDNKIKVTLFHGRGGSIGRGGGPTYLAIQSQPPGSVMGTLRSTEQGEMVQAKFGLPHTAVRQLEIYTTAVLLATLKPPERPREEKWRNLMDEISKISCQSYRSTVYENPEFLAYFHEATPQAELGFLNIGSRPTRRKSSTGIGHLRAIPWVFAWTQTRFVLPAWLGVGAGLKGVCEKGHTQDLKAMYKEWPFFQSTIDLIEMVLGKADVPIAKHYDEVLVSNESRRELGAALRRELLTTEKFVLVVSGHERLSENNRSLRRLIESRLPYLNPMNMLQVEILKRLRSDDDNHKLRDALLITINGIAAGMRNTG